CCCAGGCGGGCGACGGGCGGCTGCGGCCCAGGATCGGCTCGACCGGGCTGCTGCGCAAGCGCTGGTACGGCCGCCACCCGTCGATGCCCGGCCACCTGTCGGAGGTCTCCGGCGAGCTGGCGCTGCAGACCAGGCTGGTGAGCGTCGACTGGAGCGACGGCGTGCTGCACGGCTCGGGGCGGGTGGCCGTGGGCCGGTTCGACGTGGGGGAGCTGCGCCGGGTGCGGGTGCGGACCTGGATGCAGGAGCGGGCGACCGGCGACGTCCTGCCGCTGTCGGACGAGGAGAGCGTGCCCGTCTGGGAGAGCGTCGAGCAGGAGGACGGCGGGCGGCTGCCGGAGCACGCGTTCCCGTTCCGGTTCGCGTTCGACCCGGGTGCCCTGTCGAAGGCGCAGCTCGCCCGGCACGGGCACTGGGACCTGAAGGTGCAGCTCAGGGGGCACGGCCTGCGGCTCGACGGCCGGGTGGCGGGGCCGCGCTGGCTGCCGCCGCTGATGCCGGTGCCGCGGCGCAGGTCGGGGGTGTGGCTGGTGCCCGCGCGCAACGCCAAGGGCGCCTGGGGCGTACGGGTGCGTACGGCCGACGCGGTCATCGGCGAGTACCGCGTGGACGGCGGCGAGCTGCTGTTCTCCGGGGAGATGAGCGACATCGGCGACGGCGAGCCCGTGCTGCGGCTGCAGCGCAGGAGCGACGGCGAGGAGATGTACTTCCCCGTGGCGCTGGCCGGGCAGGACTTCCACGCGCGGGTGCCGCTGGCCGACATCGACGAGCGGGTGGGCCACGAGTCGTGGTGGGAGGTGGTGATCGACCAGGGCACCGCCATCCGGCCCCTGGTGCGGACCAGGCAGCGGGCGGTCGCGACGGTGGCCGAGCGGCGCTTCCTGATCGACCGCGGCGAGGACGGCTGCCTGCTCCTGGCCGAACGGTGAAGGAGCCGGGGGACTGCTAGCGCAGGATGCCCGCCAGCGTCTCCACGACGTGCTCCTGCTGGGCGTCGGTCAGGCCGGGGAACAGCGGGAGCGACAGCTCCTGCGCGTAGTACGCCTCGGCCACCGGGCAGAGCCCGCGCCGGTAGCCGAGGTCCTCGAACGCCGGGTGCCAGTAGGCGGGCACGTAGTTGACCTGCACCCCGATCCCGGCGGCCCGCATGCGCTCGTACACCTCGCGCCGCCGCCCGTCACCGATCCTGACGGGGTAGAGGTGCCAGCTCGGCCGCACGTACGCCCGCTGGGCGGGCAGCGTCAGCCCGGGAACGTCGCGCAACATCGCGTCGTACCGCTCGACCAGCGCGGCCCGCCGCTCCCTGAACTGTGCCAGCCGCCGCAGCTGGCTGACGCCGAGCGCGCAGAGCACGTCGGGCAACCGGTAGTTGAGCCCGAACTCGTGCACCTCCTGGTGCCAGCCGCCCTCGCCGGGCGCGCGCTGCTCGGCCGGCTCCCTGACCAGGCCGTGGTTCCTGAACCGGGCGGCCCGCCGCAGCCGCGCGGGGTCGGCCGCCGCCACGGCGCCGCCCTCCGCCGTGGTCACGGTCTTGGTGGGGAAGAACGAGAACGTGGTCAGGTCGGCCAGCGAGCCCACCGGCCGGTCCTTGTAGACCGACCCGATGGAGTGCGCGGCGTCGGCCACCAGCACCGCCCCGGCGCGGGCGGCGACCTCGCGCAGCTCGTCGTAGTCGGCCGGATGGCCGGCGTAGTCGACCGCCGTGACCACCCGTGTCTTGGCGGTGACCAGCGCGGCGGCGGCGTCGGGGTCGAGGTTGCCGGTGTCGGGCTGCACGTCGGCGAAGCGCACCCGGGCGCCCAGCAGGGCGGCCGTGGCGGCCGTGGCCACGAACGTCAGCGGCGAGGTGACCACCTCGTCGCCCGCTCCGACCCCGGCCGCCACGTAGGCGACGTGCAGCGCCGCGGTGCCCGACGTGACCGACACGCATGGCACGCCGCCCGTCCAGCGGGCCAGCTCCGCCTCGAAGCGGCCGACCGCGGGCCCGGTCGTCAGCCAGTCGCCGCGCAGCACCTCGGCGACGGCCTCGACGTCGGACTCCGCGATCGACTGCCGGCCGTAAGGCAGCATCAGCCGGCCACCATGGCGCGCAGGTCGTCGACCGACAACCACTGCTCGTTGCTGTCGGAGCGGTAGGAGAAGCCCTCGGGCAGCAGCTCCCCGGTGCGCGGCGGCACGTAACCCCAGGTCGCGATCGTGGGCTGGACGACGTAGCGGTCTTCCAGCCGCAGGGTCCTGCGGCCGTCGTCGGGGCCGATCATCTCCTCGTGCAGCTTCTCGCCGGGCCGCACGCCGATCTCGTAGATCGAGCTGCTGGGCGCCAGCGCCTCGGCCAGGTCGGTGATGCGCATGCTGGGGATGCGCGGCACGTACAGCTCGCCGCCCTGCATGAGGTCGAAGGAGTCGACCACGAACCTGACCGCCTGCTCCAGCGTGATCCAGAACCTGGTCATGCGCTTGTCGGTGATCGGCAGGCTGCTGCCCTGCTGCGCCAGCCGCTGGAACAGCGGGATGACCGAGCCCCTGCTGCCCACCACGTTGCCGTAGCGGACGACCGAGAACCGGGTCTCGTGCGCGGCGGCGTAGTGGTTGGCGGAGACGAAGAGCTTGTCGGCGACCAGCTTCGTGGCCCCGTAGAGGTTGATCGGGCTGGACGCCTTGTCGGTGGAGAGCGCGACGACCTTGCGTACGCCGCAGTCGATGGCGGCCTCCACCACGTTCTGCGAGCCGGCCACGTTGGTGCGGACGTACTCGAACGGGTTGTACTCGGCGGTGTCGACCTGCTTGAGCGCGGCGGCGTGGACGACGTAGTCGATGCCGTGCATGGCCCGGGTGAGCCGGTCGCGGTCACGGATGTCGCCGATGAACCAGCGCAGCCGCTCGTCGTCGCCGAAGAGCTGCCTGGTCTCGTACTGCTTGAGCTCGTCGCGGGAGAAGACGACCAGGCGCCGGACGGCGAGCGAGTCGAGCGCGTGGCGGATGAACGCCTTGCCGAAGGACCCCGTTCCTCCGGTGATCAGAATCGACGATCCACTGAGAATGCTCACGTGGCCCCCTGGAATCGCGCTTTGGGCGCGGTAGTCGTCGTGGCAGGGGGTAGCATAGCGCGATCGGATAATCACGCGCTGTCACACGGGGGAATGGGGCTTCGGTGCGTATTGTCGGAATTGTTCAGGCCCGTATGGGCTCAACACGACTACCCGGAAAGGTGCTGCGAGAGCTGGGTGACCGCTCTGTACTGGGCTGGGTGGTCCGCGCCGCGCGTGAGGCGGGAGCACTGGACGACCTCGTCGTGGCCACCACCACCGAGCCGGCCGACGACGCGGTCGTCGCCGAATGCCACCGGCTGGGCGTCGCCTGCCACCGAGGGCCGGTCGACGACGTGCTGACCAGGTTCGCGCAGGTGCTGGCGGGGCGGCGGTGGGACGCCGTCATGCGGTTCACCGCCGACTGCCCGCTGCTGGACCCTGAGGTGGTCAGGGAGGCGGCGCTGGTCTTCCGCGCCGTGCCCGGGCTCGACTACCTGAGCACGAGCCTGGCGCGTACGCTGCCGCGCGGCCTCGACGTGGAGCTGGCGGGGCGGGCCGCGTTCGAGCGCGCGCACGCCGAGGCCGCGGGCTACCACCGCACCCACGTCACCTCCTACCTCTACGAGGAGCCGGGGCAGACGCGGCTGCTCGGCCTGGCCTACCGGCCCGCCGCCGACGACCTCCGGGTCACGCTCGACACCGAGGACGACTGGCGGCTGATCTCGGCGGTGGTGGCCGAGCTGGGCGATCGCTGCGTGCCGGTCCGGACACTGGTGAGCTGGCTGCGCGAGCGGCCGGAGGTGTGCGGGCTCAACGCGCACGTGCGGCAGAAGGCCCTGCAGGACGCGTGATCGGCATGGCGCACCCCGCACGGGTGGGCTTGCGCTGCGATGCGGGGATGAAGATCGGGGTCGGGCATCTGGTGCGGTGCGTGGCGCTGGCGGAGGAGCTGAGCGCGCGGGGCGTCGGGGTGGTCTTCCTCGGCAAGGTGTGCGGCTCGGCGTGGGCCAGGGCGCAGCTGCGCGAGCGCGGCTTCCCGCTGGTGCCCGCGCCGGCCGAGCCCGCCAGGCTGGCCGCGCTGGCCTGCGAGCTGCGCCTGGACGCCATGGTGCTCGACTCCTACGAGCTGCCCGCGGAGACCGGCGCGGTGCTGCGCGACGCCCGTTTCGCGGTGCTGGCCCTGATGGACGGCGACCCGCTGGGCCAGGAGGCCGACCTCTACCTCGACCAGAACCTCGGCGCCGAGCGGCGGCCCTTCCCGCTGCAGGCCCGGCGGCTGGCCGGAGCCCGCTACGCGCTGCTGCGTGACAGCGTGCGCCGGCACGCGCGGGCGCCCGCCGGCGACGCGGTGCCCGAGGTGCTCTGCTTCTTCGGCGGCACCGACAGCGGCGGCGTCGCGCCGGCGTGGGCGCGGGCGCTCAACGCGACCGGGCACCCCTTTCGCGGCACGGTCGTGAGCCCGGCCCCGTTCTCGGCGGGCGGGCCCATCACCGTGATCCCGCCGACGGACCGGCTGCCCGCGCTGATGGCCGGCGCCGACCTGGTGGTGACGGCGGCCGGGTCGGCGATCTGGGAGCTGCTCTACCTCGGGGTGCCCACGGCGCTGACCTGGGTGGCCGACAACCAGCGCATCGGCTACGAGGAGCTGGTGGGCCTGGGCGCGGCGGCCGGGCTGGGGCGGGCGGCGGACGCGGAGGCGACCGGCGTGCTGGCGCGGCTGCTCGCCGACCCCGTCGCCCGCGAGGAGCACGGGCGGCGGGGCGCCGGGCTGGTGGACGGCAGGGGCCGCGAGCGCGTCGCCGACGCGCTGCTGGCCATCTGCTGACGCACCCGCCTGGACGTGGCCCGGCTGGGCGGATCAGTCCCGGGTGAGCCGGGCCGTCAGGTCAGGTCCCAGGTGGGCGGGGCCGGTCAGATCAGGTCCCAGGTGAGCCGGGCCGGTCAGATCAGGTCCCAGGTGAGCGGGGTGCCGAAGGGCGCGTCCCGGGTGAAGCGCCGCCCCATGACCGCCGTGGCCGCGTCGGGTGGCAGGCCGCCCGCCGGCCGGATGGAGCGCACGTTCTCCGGGGTCACGGGCTCACCCGCGCTCACGTCCCGCACCACGTACAACGAGCGGCGGAAGCGCAGCCCCTCCCGCTCCGAGGGCCGGGGCCCGAGCACCGGCTC
The nucleotide sequence above comes from Nonomuraea gerenzanensis. Encoded proteins:
- a CDS encoding DegT/DnrJ/EryC1/StrS family aminotransferase, which codes for MLPYGRQSIAESDVEAVAEVLRGDWLTTGPAVGRFEAELARWTGGVPCVSVTSGTAALHVAYVAAGVGAGDEVVTSPLTFVATAATAALLGARVRFADVQPDTGNLDPDAAAALVTAKTRVVTAVDYAGHPADYDELREVAARAGAVLVADAAHSIGSVYKDRPVGSLADLTTFSFFPTKTVTTAEGGAVAAADPARLRRAARFRNHGLVREPAEQRAPGEGGWHQEVHEFGLNYRLPDVLCALGVSQLRRLAQFRERRAALVERYDAMLRDVPGLTLPAQRAYVRPSWHLYPVRIGDGRRREVYERMRAAGIGVQVNYVPAYWHPAFEDLGYRRGLCPVAEAYYAQELSLPLFPGLTDAQQEHVVETLAGILR
- the pseB gene encoding UDP-N-acetylglucosamine 4,6-dehydratase (inverting), which produces MSILSGSSILITGGTGSFGKAFIRHALDSLAVRRLVVFSRDELKQYETRQLFGDDERLRWFIGDIRDRDRLTRAMHGIDYVVHAAALKQVDTAEYNPFEYVRTNVAGSQNVVEAAIDCGVRKVVALSTDKASSPINLYGATKLVADKLFVSANHYAAAHETRFSVVRYGNVVGSRGSVIPLFQRLAQQGSSLPITDKRMTRFWITLEQAVRFVVDSFDLMQGGELYVPRIPSMRITDLAEALAPSSSIYEIGVRPGEKLHEEMIGPDDGRRTLRLEDRYVVQPTIATWGYVPPRTGELLPEGFSYRSDSNEQWLSVDDLRAMVAG
- a CDS encoding cytidylyltransferase domain-containing protein, translating into MRIVGIVQARMGSTRLPGKVLRELGDRSVLGWVVRAAREAGALDDLVVATTTEPADDAVVAECHRLGVACHRGPVDDVLTRFAQVLAGRRWDAVMRFTADCPLLDPEVVREAALVFRAVPGLDYLSTSLARTLPRGLDVELAGRAAFERAHAEAAGYHRTHVTSYLYEEPGQTRLLGLAYRPAADDLRVTLDTEDDWRLISAVVAELGDRCVPVRTLVSWLRERPEVCGLNAHVRQKALQDA
- a CDS encoding PseG/SpsG family protein — translated: MKIGVGHLVRCVALAEELSARGVGVVFLGKVCGSAWARAQLRERGFPLVPAPAEPARLAALACELRLDAMVLDSYELPAETGAVLRDARFAVLALMDGDPLGQEADLYLDQNLGAERRPFPLQARRLAGARYALLRDSVRRHARAPAGDAVPEVLCFFGGTDSGGVAPAWARALNATGHPFRGTVVSPAPFSAGGPITVIPPTDRLPALMAGADLVVTAAGSAIWELLYLGVPTALTWVADNQRIGYEELVGLGAAAGLGRAADAEATGVLARLLADPVAREEHGRRGAGLVDGRGRERVADALLAIC